In a genomic window of Erigeron canadensis isolate Cc75 chromosome 5, C_canadensis_v1, whole genome shotgun sequence:
- the LOC122599101 gene encoding BTB/POZ domain-containing protein At1g63850-like encodes MIGVTNTNTTNSGSKKRHRITTTNNNTNPSSTLTTSSSSSIRRSNSRHSIITPYVSNGFNDPSTADVILRLYLDQSSPFHDSEHQISHDSSSDEFQIYLHSRVLTRSKYFSALLSDRWKKDDSGEIDYYRFNLAVTSSTGSVNSYVSVLQLLYSNDLSSAIDKVSTALELLPIALELLYEECVTACVRYLEAVPWSEEEERIVLSLIPLLREEESSELLARVSPPKSDLSEEMLHGLILTAINYHPNMAFAKAFVAKLLRDFSSRESARRVLDKSFETSLKVVKESLEEYSSPDFRGDHNETEAIQRLNLHTAMTNGRHLLWLIERMIELRVADTAVKEWSEQSAFTADLQRAFRDDAWRNIVPGLPAVVLRCTCKLANAVSAGVILASRQVRMKLVKDWLPVLIVCKDNVTPMLINNKSLYLELEETFLKIISTLPMSEAQELLQLCLSFSTRNVEDCPHLVSAFTTWFRRANCQLQGDNQLP; translated from the exons ATGATCGGCgttacaaacacaaacaccacCAATTCCGGCTCCAAAAAACGACACCGTATCACCACCACAAACAACAACACCAATCCATCATCAACCCTGACGacgtcatcatcttcttcaattcGCAGATCCAATTCTCGCCATTCTATCATTACACCTTATGTTTCTAATGGATTTAACGATCCTTCCACCGCTGACGTCATCCTCCGTCTCTACCTCGATCAATCCTCCCCCTTTCATGATTCCGAACATCAAATCTCTCATgattcttcgtctgatgagttTCAGATTTATCTGCACTCGCGTGTCCTCACGCGCTCTAAGTATTTCTCCGCCCTTTTGTCCGACCGCTGGAAAAAAGATGACTCAG GTGAAATTGATTATTATAGGTTTAATTTAGCTGTGACGTCATCTACCGGATCGGTTAATAGTTATGTTAGTGTGCTTCAACTGTTATATAGTAATGATCTATCGAGTGCTATCGATAAAGTATCGACGGCACTCGAGTTATTGCCGATAGCTTTAGAATTGTTGTATGAGGAGTGTGTAACTGCTTGTGTGAGGTATTTAGAAGCGGTTCCGTGGAGTGAGGAAGAAGAGAGGATAGTGTTGAGTTTGATTCCTTTGTTAAGAGAAGAGGAGAGTTCGGAACTGTTGGCTAGGGTTTCACCTCCAAAATCGGATTTATCGGAGGAAATGTTGCATGGATTGATACTGACTGCGATTAATTATCATCCGAATATGGCGTTTGCGAAGGCGTTTGTTGCGAAGTTATTGAGGGATTTCTCCAGTAGGGAGTCTGCGAGGAGAGTGTTGGATAAGTCGTTTGAGACTAGTTTGAAGGTTGTTAAGGAGTCTTTGGAGGAGTATTCTAGTCCAGATTTTAGAGGAGATCATAATGAGACGGAAGCAATACAAAGGTTGAATTTGCATACGGCGATGACTAATGGGAGGCATTTGTTGTGGCTGATTGAAAGGATGATTGAGCTGAGAGTGGCGGATACGGCTGTTAAGGAGTGGAGTGAACAATCTGCGTTTACTGCTGATTTGCAGAGGGCGTTTAGGGATGATGCGTGGAGGAATATTGTTCCTGGTCTTCCTGCTGTTGTTTTGAGGTGTACTTGCAAGCTTGCCAATGCAGTTTCTGCTGGTGTAATTTTGGCTTCTAGACAG GTTAGGATGAAGCTCGTGAAAGATTGGCTGCCAGTGTTGATAGTATGCAAAGACAATGTCACGCCAATgcttattaataataaatcacTCTATCTAGAACTGGAAGAAACATTTTTAAAGATCATATCGACTCTGCCCATGTCTGAAGCCCAAGAATTGCTGCAACTGTGTCTCAGTTTCTCAACTAGAAATGTGGAAGACTGCCCTCATTTAGTCTCGGCATTCACCACCTGGTTTCGCCGTGCCAACTGTCAATTACAAGGTGATAACCAACTTCCTTGA